The nucleotide sequence TTAATATAACTAGGGAGAAAATGCAGATGGATATATGAAAGAGACACATGAACAAAGACACATGacaaaatgaataatgaatggaATGTTTATTGATGAAAGGTTGCacaaagagtaaaaaaatattcataaaacattttattcttagTTGTTgttgtgtattatgtatattattatgttgtttaaaatatatatttgaatacattgaaaaCCAGCCCTGGTTTTTCCTTGtcttagctggtctcccagcctggtcAAGTTGCTCTTAAGCTGGTCTCCAAGCTGAAAAGTATCCAAAGCCAATCTAAAATGAGAAGACCTGACCAGAATTTAGAGTCCCACTAAGACTATCTTAGGTTGGTTTGAGCAGAGAGTGGGTTTGTGTCGATGGATGTTGGTCTACAACTGTTACATGATCTCACATTACTGTAGATACTTACCAACTCCCTCTTCTTCATGCATTCAATAACCATGAGCAGAATTTGCCCCGACTGCATTTTGTTGTAGTTAAAGGTTTTCTGGATGGTGACCAGCAGTTGCTCTTTTGCGTCCTCGTTTACCAGTCTAAAAAATACAATTCAGTTGTCATTCTATTAAAGATGGGTCAATACTAGAAATGTATGGGATAATGTGCATCTGGCTAGTCATTTCTAGACATAAACCCCTACAGAGGCATCTGGATCCCTTCAGGGTGAAGCAAAAGGTTcaactaaacaaattaattaattatttctcAGTTAATTCGATGTTTCAACATTTAAACAAAGAATGTTGTGATGGATAATTTAGAATGAAGCATTCTAGAGATCTGTGTAATAATGACTATTAATACTCACCCTTCAACCTCAGAATATTTGTGGGCGAAAGAAATAATGTCAGAGGCTCGACCACTGCCATCACAAACCACTACAGGCACTGGCGGTTCCTCACGCAGGCTTTCCAGGACAATCGAGATCACATTGGGACCCCCCTCCACAATCAGACATACCACCGGTACACCCTGGCCCAGTCCTAACAtgcatacacagaaaaaaaagcaatTCACTTACCTACATGTTTTGAATTGGTACAGGGATTGTTCACATATCAATATATTACTATTACAAAACATTAGcctgaatgtttgaaccttttgaGTGTTTTGCACTCTAAATCTTATTTTCAATTACTCAAAATGCAtgcacattaaaaatgtataaagccATTTGATAATTAACAATAGGAGAGGTATTTAAAAGTCAGAGAAGTGGGGAATacaatcattttaatttgactCTCCCAGGTCTGATCCCAAATGACGATGTGAGTGGTGACAGCTGAGCCTCCCTTTGCTGTCCCTGCCTTATCACAAGCTCCAGGCATAGGATGACAAAGGGAAACCCACAGGTCACAGACACCAAAGCCTTGATCAAATCTAGAATGGCAAGAGCATATCTCCACTGGTCCCTGACCCCATGGACTCCATTATGGATAATCAGGATGTATCTCACGTCATTCAAACCCTTAGCATGCTTTCAAATATGCCCTCTTAGGATCAGAGGTACATTAGACCTAAATCAGATAAGATTTGCTGATGCTACCGCACTTACGCGTGTTAATCTTCTGAAGGGAGATGTGTTTCTCCAACTGCCTGCGTAGTTTGACTTCTGCCCCGTATTTCCCACATGTGCCGTTATCAGATAGTATGAAGTGCGAGTGGCTATTGTTGAGAACGGCAAGTTTGCTCAGAGGATTGGAGATGGCTTGGTATGGTTTGTTCACCTGAAGAGGAACATAATGCAGATATCAGTGGACAAGTATGAAGCTTCAACTGATAGATAATATAACATAAGTTTATGAGCACCATCATGTTTTGTATTATACACTGATAGTTCCTGCTTACATCTTTTCCAATTAGATCCTCTT is from Carassius carassius chromosome 43, fCarCar2.1, whole genome shotgun sequence and encodes:
- the trpm1b gene encoding transient receptor potential cation channel subfamily M member 1b isoform X1; translation: MYIRVSYDTKPDSLLHLMVKEWQLELPTLLISVHGGLQNFDLQPKLKQVFGKGLIKAAVTTGAWIFTGGVSTGVIRHVGDALKDHSSKSRGKVCAIGIAPWGILESKEDLIGKDVNKPYQAISNPLSKLAVLNNSHSHFILSDNGTCGKYGAEVKLRRQLEKHISLQKINTRLGQGVPVVCLIVEGGPNVISIVLESLREEPPVPVVVCDGSGRASDIISFAHKYSEVEGLVNEDAKEQLLVTIQKTFNYNKMQSGQILLMVIECMKKRELVSIYSNVRSCNSCRPTSIDTNPLSAQTNLR